The Metarhizium brunneum chromosome 5, complete sequence sequence ATTCAGAGTCATGGAAATACCAAAATGGCCGTCTTGCTCAACTGCACAAAGGCAGCGCAGGCCTCATCCCTGTTTCCATGGCTTCTAGACGGGCCACGCCACCAAACTCGGCCGAGTCCTCCGTCACGTATTCTTGCCTAATTGGGATGAATCCTAGTACTTGACTGTAGACTCAAGTCTCTAAAAGGCTTCTTCAAGTGCCGGGTCTGCTAGACTGAACCCTGTTCGACTGCCGGTCATCAACCAGTGGCGCATTCAACACCCAAGCCCTATCATGGCGGCAAGACTGTCGCAACACGAACAACTGACTACGGGTAAATTGCCCGAGGGCACTTTTGTCCAGTCGGCACGAAAAAAATATCTTCAAAAATGCTATTTAAAAAACCTCCAGGTTCCACCTGACAGGAAGCCTGTTGCGACTCGACCCAAGGGCCACGAGCTCtcttcaccaccacatcTTGGACGACATCGCCATGCACAcgtccaccatggccagcatcgccagcaAGGCCACATgcatcgtcttggccagcctcgCGAGCGCCGCCACTaacaccaccaacaccaccaacaccacacGTATCGATTTGAACCCAAACGCAAAGGGAGCCTGCCAACCCACTCGAAGCGGCCCTCACGCCTGCGGTCCCAACGGCTCCCAGGACTGGCTCAACACGGGCGTCAGAGGCAACGGCTGGGACCCCCCCTCCCTGGACGTCCGCAACATCACGCACATCCCCCTGAAAGCCTTCTACAAGGGCGTCGGGAGCCCCTGCGAGAAGTACGACCGCTTCTTCAAGATCTCGGGCATGAAGTACGACGTCGACCCGGCGATGCTGGCCTTCATCGCCTTCCACGAGTCCTCCTGCAACGCCGACGCCCCCGGCCCGGCTCCGGGCCTGTTCCAGTGCGACCCGAGTAATTGCCAGAACGGCATGAAGCAATGCCAGCGCCCCATCATGGAGAACTCGGACTGCGGCGCGCACGTCTTGCGCGTGGCCTTGAACCGCGCCGGGGGGAACATTGTCTACGCGCTGGGCTTGTATAATGGCTGGTTTACGGCCGGTGACAGGACCGGGCTGAATGGCGGACGGGGCCTGACGGAGGAGTATCCGTGCTCtggggaggggagggcgTATCGTGTCCCGCCGGACTTGAATTACCTCCATGATATGCTGAATGGGTGGTTCCAGGGGTATGATATGCGGAGCGAGGACGCGAGTACTGGTGGGACGTATTACTGTCATAAACACTGATGGGGGGAGAATTTGCTCGGTTTGTGTTTTCTTTGCGAGACTTTTTTATGATATGGGTATATAGAGCTGCTGGGGGAAGAATAAAGACACCGGTTGACGTTTTAGCCGATTCCGGGTTGGATGTACTCTGTGGATATTcgtgaagctgctgctgctataTACCGGCAAGTACAGACGTCTTTGACACAGGTAACAAGCAGACACCGAAAATAGGCCCATATAAGGCCAGAAGTGACCCTGTAAACCTGTTACACcgaaaaggcccaacagattgtgaagcccaacaaaggggcttcaccgatacGGGACTTACTAGCTACACAGCTTGAACACGTGCCCTGGCAAGAAGCCCTAGGCCtgggcgttccttttatgtatataaaggGGTTacctttccctttcttcctcttagcaactcaggaccttgGAGACCCTTCGAGGTTATCATTGATTTGGACCAAATTGCTCCAAACCCTCtatcgagcccttgtcacagaatCATATCAATCTCGAGCTTAGTCTGCTCCATGGGGAACTCATACTTTCAACTAGTCATTATCTAGCCTACTAGCTGTTGATCTTGGACACCACAACCTCTCTGGAAACTATTGTCGATCCCTACGCGGCTGCAGCGTTTAATATCCCAATTGATCTGCGGGCACATTGTCGATgtgctgctgggcttggTACTTGGCCTTCTCGGCGTCTATAAAGTCCATGCCTTTTGACTCGACTTCTCGGTCGATGAAGGCGCCCGCGAATCCGGACATGATTTCCTTCGCCTCTGCGTGAGATCCTGGCTGGCCTACAGATGGAACCGGCGCGCGTCAGCCTCTGCTGAAGTGTGTGGACACGCATCTTGGAGCATCATACCGTTTTCCGCACAGTGATTCTCATAcgccttggcggcctcgtAAGAAGCAGCGCCCGCGATTAGTTCGTGAGAGAGGTGCGGTTGGTTTTGGTCAACcccgttgttgttgtagtcATTGTAGGCTTGGGCCTGGTCGGAATCATCTGTTCAGAGAGACGGAGAGTATATCAGTAAAGGGGCGTAGTGTAGGGCCGGACGAGGGTCGTGTATTTACCAGAGAACCACCCCATGGCAGGTAATGCTGAACTCGGTGACAGGATATAGAAGGGTACAATATCACTGGCGTTGATAGATTGAAATTCTATGCATTTTTTGGGCACCGCGCCGCGCTTTATATGCGTGTGTAGAGCGGATATGGCCAGCGTCCCTGTCGGCCTTCTCGTGGTAACTAGCTAGGTAGTAATAGGGGCGAATATGGAAGAGAAGCCGGCCGAGGCTTAGAACGATTACGAGATGGACGCAATCCAATTCTCTTGATGGAATCTCCAGTAGGACTGCACAGCCCAGGTTTCAGCCGCAATGCTTAAGTGCCGATTTCCCGGCCGCTCCAACCGTGGTGGCTTGACGATTTGTGGTGGATTCTACAACAAACAAAAGACTCATACAGCCATGTAAGGCGCCTTGTTATTGAGAGCGACTTGGGCTAGCGCTAGTAAGCCTCTTGATAAATTGGTGCCGATTTTCAGCTCCCATGATTCTGAGAGGTTGCTTCGGTTCTTTTCTCAGCAGGGTTCCCATGGTATAGCCTAAATACCCCAGATCTTGAGGCTTAAACAAGACATTTCGAGTGGATGAAAGCTAGCCACGCAAATGGCGCTAACAGGATCTCCTCGTAGCCAGAATGGATCGTCTCTCTTTCGGCAATCACCAAACTTGAGCTAAATCTCAACTCGCATCATATGCGGAGCCGATCGATCTGTCCTGCTCCCTATATTCGCAACAAGAGTGCTCGGGGCTAGGCTCATATAATGTGGGGGTAAGTGGCCATGATTGGGAGACTTGGTCTTGCATTGTCACTCCAGAAGTCGCAAAATGCCGTTGATTCTCCCATCATGAACTTGCCCGCACGATCCCGAACTTGGCGTTTATAAAGGGAGCCTCGTCATGCCGGAGCAAAGAAAGAGTTGGGTTTAGCTCAGGAGTATGCACAACAAGACAGAAACGACCAAAGTGCAGCGATGTGTGCGGGGCGGCCTAAGgaaaagaatttatatatgGGAGTGCCCATGGCTCAAAGTTGGTTTCAAGTCTGGACTATTTCTCCAAGTGACCAAGGTATCTTGATATCTACACCGTAGTTGAACAAGCCACTGGTCTCTCCCgctgggccatggcgaaaGGGGAGAAAAATAGAACCACGCACTTCAAGGCCTCACATAGAGGATTGGTTACGGCTCAGAAAGGTAGTGAATGGCAAGAGATTTGGAGCACGTGCTTCATTTTCCTTTGCCAACATTTGACTAGTCAAAAGTACAACTTTCCGGAAGTTACTTTGAGATACTGCACGCAAGGATGGAATGTCGAGGCCGCTGGTGAGCGATACCGCCTCTATTTAGGCATGAGGTTAGTTGCGGTCGAAAATGGTTCAAAGAATAAAAGCATAAAACCACGTTGCTGCTACATATCGCCTCTGCTCGTCCCCGAATGTAGTTGCCTCGTGCTCTTATGGAATCCACTTGATTAACGGactatataattattagtcTTTGTTGATGGAACAAGCCCTGAACCCACCGGCTGATATCGAGCAACACGGCATAAATTTGTCGACTCTTCTAGCCGTGGCAAGTACCACAAGAAGTTTGGCATTACTCCAACTCAGCTACACATTCTCGAATGAGCTTTCTCGCGTTCCCCAAGTCTCAGCCACACAAACGCATCTAGCATTAATTTCGATCGACGCTGGCTGTTCCCAATTTCCTGGAAATTCTACAATCCTCCATCCCCTCCTATCCATAACATGCTCCAGCCATCGCACTTCTCTCAAAGCTCctcgccaagaagcccaGGCCGTGGAAAGTTGACAGTAGCCTTGAGGCAGGAAATGTTCTCGTCATCGTCCGTGTACGCATCAGCGAGAACATTGTACGTCCCCTTGTAGCACGTTAGCATCGCATATCAAGCCAGTACCGAGAGTATTGCATACCGGAGGAATCACAGAGGGCATGTCGATGCTCTTCGTGATGACCATTTTGCCAGGCTCAAGAGGGCAGTTGAGGTCGACGTTCTGCGTCTGCTCGCAAAAGTCCACTGTAGTGGAGAGGAGTTGGATCAGACCATATTTCACGACAACCTTGGCGTAGGCGCCGTCGGCGATGTTCTTCTTGACGACCCCCTCGAAGGTGACGATTAGAGGCTTTCCCCTATGCCCGAGTAAGCAATGCATCAGGAATCAAGGTGGACATGTGCGTACGGTTTAGGAGGATTAGGAGAAATGTCAACTTTGTCAATTTGTACGGCGTCGTGGTCGCGATTAGAGTTGCAAAACTCCAAGGGGGATTCCCCTGGAACTTTGAGACTGTCCGCTGCTACCACGGTCAGGCAGGTCGCCAgccaggccatggcagaaAGAGGCTTCATCTCGATAGGGCGTAGGTCGGGAGTTTGAGGTCAGATACGGAATGGCCACGGTCTTGATATGGTGGACTTGAAGGCTAAGAGGGAAGAGGAGTGTAAGGAATAAAAGGAATTGAAAATCGGGTGGCCACGATTGAAAGGGGGAGAAAAAACATACGTCTACAATACTTGGTACCCCCAGCCTCCCACTCTCTCAGCCATGGGTACAACTCGGCAGGCGAAATAACCgtattactccgtagatacTGAGGTCTTAGACGTGTctcactactccgtagaggaGCTCAAAAGACGGCCTACGTGGATCATGGCGTAGCTGAACTGGCTGCAGCTGGTGTTACACCGCATCAGGCACAAGCATGGTCTGGCTGAAAAGCCGCGCCATACTCTATGGATCTTCTGCATTGTCTCCTACAACCTAGGCAAGAAGTCAGAAAGGGAAACAGAAAAGACTACATTTAATCGCAAATCCTAGCaattgtacggagtactactatGGCTCGTCCTGGCGTTGTGCAACTCGCGCCGCTCTGCCAGCGCCACGTCAAGGGCTGGTGAGACATACATGTACTAGGCCAAATTGCAAACCTGGCCCGGAAGTACACCAGACGTGCGATACGGTTGGTGGCTGTCTTCCACCGC is a genomic window containing:
- the NPC2 gene encoding Phosphatidylglycerol/phosphatidylinositol transfer protein, which produces MAWLATCLTVVAADSLKVPGESPLEFCNSNRDHDAVQIDKVDISPNPPKPGKPLIVTFEGVVKKNIADGAYAKVVVKYGLIQLLSTTVDFCEQTQNVDLNCPLEPGKMVITKSIDMPSVIPPGTYNVLADAYTDDDENISCLKATVNFPRPGLLGEEL